From the genome of Maniola jurtina chromosome 26, ilManJurt1.1, whole genome shotgun sequence:
TGCTTTGATTGTGAATAGAGGAGTTTGGTTCCTTTTAATTGTTGAACTTACACCAATATGGCATTAATAAAGAATAGCGGGCCCATAATAGATCCTGCGCTATGCAGATGCTGCAGGGCTATAAAGAAGTGCAGGTTACTCACAGCCGAATACACTTGGATGGAGAAGAAAGAGGTGTATGCTGATATGATAATGGATTGCTTTGGTATACTTGTAAGTTATGAGTCGTCTATACTTACccatattaataactagatgatgcccgcgacattgtCTGcgcggatttagttttttttttatccagtaggaactctttgattttcccagaTTAAAgttataggcaactttttatctgggaaaatcaaagagttcccacaggatttttagaaacctgaaTCAATCCGAATGAACATCTAGAATCTAGTAGTTAATTTCCAGGATCCAAACTACCCCTGtattaaatttcatacaaatcggataaACAGATgtgcctttaagaatcccgtgggaactctttgaatttccaggataaaatgtagcctatgtctgaTGCCGGGAtgtgagctaactctgtaccaaaatttcatcaaaatcagttaaattgttgggccgtgaaaagctagctgcccgacagacagacacctttcgcatttataatattagtatgggagCTTGCATCCACGAAATTGAcattgtctgcgtggatttagtttttttttaatcctgtttgatttgactttgattttccCAGATAAAAAgttataggcaactttttatctgggaaaatcaaagagttcccacaggatttttagaaacctgaaTAGATCCGGATGtacatctagattctagtgttataataattaaggtGGCTCTTCTTACgcacttctccatacaaacgtattacgtctattattctattatttgttattcTGGATCTATAACTAAGCCACATATCAATTTATCTCTTTGTTATCTATgccctaaaaaaaatttagtcaaattatatttatattgaaaGTCATAACTTTTCCCTGAAACCCCTGAAAAATTTCAACTACAGGGCGAATTTTGATGCAACTTTGTACTTATTGAACTCTATATAACaaactagaaaattgaaaaattaacaaagtCATGTcacactttataataatttcatatgTCTTTAGTATGAGTAACAAAATGTTTTCTTTCGGGAAAAATAGGTGTAACTCCAAAAATCTATATGAATTCTCCCTTGGCCTTTTTTGACTAAGAAATTTTATATCTCAAGCAAAACTCATGCACCCGGCTTCTCTCGGGGTGAGGTGGGGTTAGAGGGAAAGGATGACACACACAGATAATGTTATAGCCTTCATCTGTGGAAATGGCAATATACTTATCAATGAGTTGTCGCTACCGTGAATGGGCCTCTTAACTCATTGCCAAGCTGCCACAATGGCCTAGGAACCTAgccgtttcatagcctacatcGGCCATGTAGGTGAAGCCTCAAGgctttgttacaagtttcataactgtgtatagttatttttttttaatagcttttttttctctcttgtctggttttacaaagattcgccaatgtcaagtttgtagttatttgtaacaagttagttaaactatacaagtatggaccccgtctgtgccggcgctcgccgacacacgcacggcaccctctttgagcactttccagtcagttttaacaaagaaaaacactccaaaaaggcagagcgcgcccgccagctaacaccaacacagacgaagtccttttaATAGCTTGTTTATTCAAAGCGTGattatatgtatatctatgtTATAATCTGTGGTGAACTGTGGTGATGCTGGAACATCAATTTTGCAGCCATTTCTTCAACTTGTGcgtaaattgttttattggAAGTGATTTTATGTCTGATGGTAatttattaaagattttaaCTGCCATGGCGTATGGATTTTAACATGGATTTTAACTTGGTCAGCTGTCACACGTGGACGACGAGGCGCGCGACAGCGGCGTGTGCGCGACGTGCGTGGTGCGGCTGCGCGACGCGTGCGCCTTCCGCCACCAGGTGCTGCAGTGCGAGGACCTGTTCCTGAGCGCCAAGCTGGAGGACAAAGACGGTACCTATCCTTACTAAagtcaaagatttttttattttattcagatacaagttagcccttgattgcaatctcacctggtggtgagtgatgatgcagtctaagatggaagcaggccaACCTGGAAgatgtatggcagttttcattaaacccatacccctttggtttctacatggcatcgacaggaatgctaaattgcttggtggcacagattttgatgaatgaggtgtcaaatAATTTGTTgtaaaggctatattttatacaaaaaaaattgacctgagggaagttacatcaaaaaaagtaaggagctccaatatttttttgctattgtatcgaatgAGGCGTCCAAtgagagaaaattctgagttcatgaatttAAATGttctacaacattaaaatataccgagCAATAGAAAAACACAGCGTATATTAAGATGATGATCGcggtcgggttttagttttcaactttaactTGTTTTCAGAAACAAAAAAGATGGCAGAGATAGAACTGAAGACGGAGCCGAAGGATGACGTCAGTGAGCACAACTCAACAGGACACGACGAGAACTGCGATATGGCGGCTGTACAGTTTATCCCACCTACACCTAaaggtatttataatttttaacccccaactcaaaaagaggagtgttataagtttgacgtgtgtatctgtgtatattagggatgttatggatatataatttcggatccggatatggatatggatattggtaaaaaataatatcggtttcggttacggttatggatattaaattatttcggattatccgatagtttcggttacagatattaattttttaaggaactgtaaaatgaaatacaaataaGATTATATTCGTCTTTAATTGTACCTTGTAGGTTTCGCAATCTGTCATACAATTAATTCTTTCTTACAGCTACTCATTTTGAAGTGTTATATACTATTAAACACTtcataatataggtaactaattaaagtcaaaatcaaaattaacgTTCGTAATTTGTTATATATGAATCAACatctttataaaaattatcaaaCCATAACATATCAATCAGTCTTCATAAACCATTTCttgtgttttaattaaaatgaagaGGTAACTAAAATTGAATCGAATTATTACAGTAACCATTTAAGTATACAAGATACAGAATTATCTAAGTATACAAAAAATCTGTTTTCTTCATAAGTAATTAGTTTTCTAACTAATGAGatcattacaaaatatttattacacattaatttaataattaaaattaagcaAAGGCAAATTATACTTAACAAAAAGTAATTTGGCAGCTTTATCACCAGATAGTCGGTTTCTTAAGGGGtcataaatctatacatataataaaactgtagaaAAGtagtgtctgtacaatggaaatatataaaaaaagtagcaggggttgttattatatcgatgccgaacccgaaattgtaattaattttttttgtctgtttgtctgtttgtctgtgtgtttgtgcacgctaatatcagaaatagcttattcgatttagatacggttttcactaatatattgtagcaagcttcacttaacatttagtgtttatttcatgtcaatcggttcataaataaaaaagttatgtcaatttaaagaatcacggcgaacatttttaacgtacagagtgtacctatgctgcccgaaaagtcaccattccacgcgaacgaagtcgcgggcacagctagttataaaGTGTAACCCGTACGAATTAGCTGTCCACCTCGCGCTGTGACGTTATTAGGTAGCGGGagaggtgtcgcattccagcggagtgcacagttaattcgtacgagtgtagtatttagttagactccgccctatccgaaactatccaaaacttttattacggattcggttacggttacggatatttttttatttcggatatccgatagtttcggttacggatatggatatccataacaacactagtgtatatatgtatctgtctgtggcatcgtagctcctaaactaatgaaccgattttaatttggttttttttttgtttaaatacatataaaaaattcaCATATATCATATCAAAGCCAAACCATggtaattgaatatttttaaatatattcattTAATTCCAGAAGTCAAAccaaaagaagaagaagagaaacCAGAAGTACCAGCGCCTAAAGACATTCCTgttgaaatagaaatagacCACGAGGATATGGATGACGCAGACTACCTCGACAATGGCTTGAACGACTACTCCTCTTCAGACTCCGACAAACCCATCAAAAGGAAGCTCAAGACTAAGAAGACCAAAAGCAAGCCGGGGACCAAGAAGAAGCTTGCCAAGAAGAAAGGAACCAAGCTTAAGAAGAAGAGTAAAGATAAAGGTTGGTTTTAAttataagggttctgtacctcataaggaaaaacggaacccttataggatcactttgctgtctgtctatccatccgttgtgtctgtaaagaaacctataggatactgcCCGTTGAccaaaaatcatgaaatttggcaggtaggtaggtcgtacAACACAAttacaagaataaatctgaaaaccgcgaatatgtttcatcattaaaaaaatgtgtttcaatttttaaagtaagataactataccatatgaaagggctttaacgtaaacattctaaaacagatttttatttatttttatgtatgatagtttttgatttattgtgcaaaatgttggaaaaaatacccaagtacggaaccatcagtgcgcgagtctgactcgcacttggccggttttttttcttgaAGTAAAACTGAAAACGAAATTTGGCCGCCAAGCAGTACAGCTTTTTCGAGGTTGCCATCTTCTGTATGTTTTTTGTGTTCCATATCTAAAAAGTAACCCTTACATGATCAATTAACAACATATGTTATGCTATGTTATTCCAGAATCATCGATGGATGAAGAGCTAAAATTAAAGAAACCACCCATTGAAAAGAAAAACACATACGACAGAGACCTAGACTGCATGTCCGAAGAGAATCTCCTCACTATCATACAATATTCCTTTGTGTGTCCGTTCAAGAACAGAAGGAACAACTATTATTGCTTTTACTGTAAGGACTACTACCCAAAACCCGAGGACTTGAGAGAGCACACCTTATCACACGACACCAAGCCGTTCCAACTTCTAATGGGATACAAGAAGATGCCCAAACTTGATATAACGAGGATAGACTGTCGTTTATGCCCGTTAAAGATCAACGACTTGGAACTATTCAAACATCACATAGACCAAGTTCACAAGAAGAAAATATACTTCGAAGCACCGGACAAGATGCTTCTATACCGATTGACGTGGAACGACTTAGTCTGTGTCATGTGCAACGGTGTATACGAAGACTTTAACACACTGAACACACATATGGTCGAACACTTCAGTAACTACACGTGTGACATATGTGGTTTGTGTTTTCTGGAGAAACCGAGGTTGGACGCCCATTTGAAACGGCATAAAGACGATGAGAGACACACGTGTGAAGTTTGCGGAAAAGTGTTCAAGTCTAACCATTATAAGGACATGCATGTGGACATAGTGCATAAAAAGAAAGCCATAATCCGTTGTCCGAGGTGTGATGAGTGTTTCATGTCGTACGCTTTGAAAAACAAACATTTGACTGAAGCGCACGGCCAGAAGCGTACTTACCCGTGTAATTTGTGTGATAAAGTGTATAACAGACAGAAAACATTGACCGAACATCAGAGACGGAACCACCAGAAGGTTTTAAAGCATCAGTGCGAGTACTGCGATCAGAGGTTTTATTTACCGTCTCGTTTGAAAGAGCATATAGCGACTCATACTGGAGAAAGAAACTTTAGGTGTGAACATTGTGATAAGAGCTATCCGAGACTGAAATCCCTACAGTACCACATACGGACACACACAAATGACAGAAGATACCGATGCCACATATGTGGGCAGGCGTTCATTCAGAATGCAAGTTTGAAATCACATATAAAAAGCCATCACCCCGAGTGTGATATTGAAGGATgctatttttaatgtttgtaGTTAAATTGTATAACCAATAGAAGACGTAAATCGACAAAAAATATGACACATTTGTAGAGAGAGAAAAGTATGTAACAGTATATGACGTATTTGAAGAGACAAAGTATGAACAGTATGACATATTTGAAGACAAGTGTGAACAGTATATGACGCTTTGAAGAGACAAAAGTATGAACTGTATATGACGTATTTGAAGAGACAAAAGTATGAGCAGTATGAACATTTTTGCATACACAAAAGTGTGAACAGTATAATATGATGCGTTGAAGAGACAAAAGTTTGCACTGTATATGACGTATTTGACTTTTAACAGATGTGAACCAGTATATTTGAAGAGACAAAGTATGAACAGTT
Proteins encoded in this window:
- the LOC123878478 gene encoding PR domain zinc finger protein 5-like; the protein is MALIKNSGPIIDPALCRCCRAIKKCRLLTAEYTWMEKKEVYADMIMDCFGILLSHVDDEARDSGVCATCVVRLRDACAFRHQVLQCEDLFLSAKLEDKDETKKMAEIELKTEPKDDVSEHNSTGHDENCDMAAVQFIPPTPKEVKPKEEEEKPEVPAPKDIPVEIEIDHEDMDDADYLDNGLNDYSSSDSDKPIKRKLKTKKTKSKPGTKKKLAKKKGTKLKKKSKDKESSMDEELKLKKPPIEKKNTYDRDLDCMSEENLLTIIQYSFVCPFKNRRNNYYCFYCKDYYPKPEDLREHTLSHDTKPFQLLMGYKKMPKLDITRIDCRLCPLKINDLELFKHHIDQVHKKKIYFEAPDKMLLYRLTWNDLVCVMCNGVYEDFNTLNTHMVEHFSNYTCDICGLCFLEKPRLDAHLKRHKDDERHTCEVCGKVFKSNHYKDMHVDIVHKKKAIIRCPRCDECFMSYALKNKHLTEAHGQKRTYPCNLCDKVYNRQKTLTEHQRRNHQKVLKHQCEYCDQRFYLPSRLKEHIATHTGERNFRCEHCDKSYPRLKSLQYHIRTHTNDRRYRCHICGQAFIQNASLKSHIKSHHPECDIEGCYF